One window of Chamaesiphon minutus PCC 6605 genomic DNA carries:
- a CDS encoding GNAT family N-acetyltransferase — protein sequence MDVNIRLASLADIPQLLSLIPESAISLQASYYTPAQIDGALGTMFNVDRQLIKDKTYFVAQSASQIVGCGGWSRRANAYGGDPIETDLEEGLLNPSFDAAKLRAFFVHPAWARKGIGSKIIRQSELAALAAGFQSIEIVATLAGEQLYCKFGYRTIDRFEISLPNNHTLPVVKMFKEFSEHGDR from the coding sequence ATGGACGTAAATATTCGCCTAGCTTCTCTAGCAGATATTCCCCAGCTTCTAAGCTTAATTCCCGAATCGGCGATCTCGTTGCAAGCCAGCTACTATACTCCAGCACAAATTGACGGAGCCTTGGGCACCATGTTTAATGTCGATCGTCAATTAATTAAAGATAAAACCTATTTTGTTGCCCAGAGTGCCAGTCAGATTGTCGGCTGTGGCGGCTGGAGTAGACGAGCCAATGCTTACGGTGGAGATCCGATCGAGACAGATTTAGAGGAAGGGCTACTCAATCCTAGCTTTGATGCTGCCAAGCTGCGCGCATTTTTTGTGCATCCAGCATGGGCGCGCAAAGGCATCGGTAGTAAAATAATCAGACAGAGCGAGCTGGCGGCATTGGCTGCTGGATTTCAATCGATCGAGATTGTGGCGACGTTAGCTGGCGAACAATTGTATTGCAAGTTTGGCTATCGGACGATCGATCGATTTGAAATTTCGCTACCAAACAACCATACTCTGCCTGTCGTTAAGATGTTCAAAGAATTTTCCGAACATGGCGATCGTTAA